The Pseudomonas alkylphenolica genomic sequence GATCGCCGCAGTACAGAAAGAAAGCAACCTGAAGGTGGTATGGAACGGCGGCATCTACGATTTCGACGCCTGGGCCATTCCAAAGGGCGCGAAAAATGCCGAAGAAGCCAAGAAGTTCATCGCCTATTCGGTCAAGCCTGAGCAGCAGAAGATCTACTCGGAAAACATTGCCTACGGTCCGGCCAACTCCAAAGCGGTGAGCCTGCTCTCCGACGAGATCAAGAAAGACATGCCGACCACCCCGGAAAACATTGCCAACCAGGTGCAGATTGACGTCGCCTTCTGGGCCGACAACAGCGAGCAACTGGAGCAACGCTTCAACGCCTGGGCTGCCAAGTAAGGTCGGCTGATGGAGCGTCGGCACGTCGCCGACGCTTCCTGTTCTCAAGATTTCGGAGTTCGCTATGGCCATCGCAGTGCCCCTGAATGAAGGCGCCGGTTCCACACTCAAGCAGCGTCTGGCGCGTGCCGAGCGGGTCAACCGCTGGAAGGCGCAAGCCCTGATCGCGCCGCTGGCGCTGTTCCTGCTGCTGGTTTTCCTGGTGCCGATTGCCGCGCTGCTCTACAAGAGCGTCGGTAACCCGGAAGTTGTCACAGGCTTGCCGCAGACCGTTGCGGCGGTCACGCAGTGGGACGGCAAGGGCCTGCCGGACGAATCGGTGTACAAGGCACTGAGCGAAGACCTTGGCCAGGCGCGCAAGAACCAGACACTCGGCGACACCTCCAAGCGTCTGAACATGGAGCTGGCCGGCTATCGCAGCCTGCTGGCGAAAACCGCTCGAGCCTTGCCGTTCAAGACCGAGCCGGCTTCTTATAAAGAAGCACTGCAAGAGCTGGACGAGCGCTGGGGCGATCCGGCCTACTGGCAGGCCATTCGTCGTAACACCAGTAGCGTCACCCCGTTCTACCTGTTGGCGGCTCTGGATCACCGCATCGATGATCTCGGCGAGCTGGCCAAGGCTACCCCGGACCAGGCCATTTACCTGGACATCTTCACCCGTACCCTGTGGATGGGCTTTGTCATCACCGCCATCTGCCTGGTGCTGGCTTATCCGCTGGCCTATTTGCTGGCCAACCTGCCAACCCGGCAGAGCAACCTGTTGATGATCCTGGTACTGCTGCCGTTCTGGACTTCGATCCTGGTGCGGGTTGCCGCCTGGATCGTGCTGTTGCAATCGGGTGGCTTGATCAACAGCGCGCTGATGGCCGTGGGGATCATCGACAAACCGCTGGAGCTGGTATTCAACCGCACCGGTGTGTACATCTCCATGGTCCACATTCTGCTGCCGTTCATGATCCTGCCGATCTACAGCGTGATGAAGGGCATCTCACCCACCTACATGCGTGCGGCGATCTCCCTGGGCTGCCATCCGTTCACCAGCTTCTGGCGGGTGTACTTCCCGCAGACCTACGCAGGTGTAGGCGCGGGCTGTCTGCTGGTGTTCATCCTGGCCATCGGCTACTACATCACCCCGGCGCTGCTCGGCAGCCCGAACGACCAGATGGTCAGCTACTTCGTGGCGTTCTATACCAACACCAGCATCAACTGGGGCATGGCTACTGCGTTGGGCGGTCTGCTGCTGCTCGCTACTGTCATTCTGTACCTGATCTATAGCTGGCTGGTCGGCGCCAGCCGCCTGCGTCTGAGCTGAGGAGCGTTGTCATGCTGAGCCCTTACATGTCGCCCGTTGAGCGGGTCTGGTTCTACAGTTTGCGCATCCTCTGCGGGCTGATCCTGTTGTTCCTGGTGTTACCGGTACTGGTGATCATTCCGTTGTCGTTCAACTCCGGCAGCTTCCTGGTCTATCCGCTGCAAGGCTTTTCGTTGCAGTGGTACCACGACTTCTTTGCCTCGGCCGAGTGGATGCGGGCGTTGAAGAACAGCATCATCGTCGCCCCGGCGGCGACCGCGCTGGCCATGGTCTTTGGCACCCTGGCGTCGATCGGCCTGACCCGCGGTGACTTCCCCGGCAAGCCACTGATCATGGCTCTGGTGATTTCGCCGATGGTGGTGCCGGTGGTGATCATCGGTGTCGCCAGCTACCTGTTCTTCGCGCCGCTGGGCATGGGTAACAGCTTCATTTCGCTGATTCTGGTGCATGCGGTGCTGGGTGTGCCGTTCGTCATCATCACTGTGTCGGCGACCCTGCAGGGCTTCAACTACAACCTAGTGCGTGCGGCTGCCAGCCTGGGGGCTTCGCCGCTGACGGCCTTCCGTCGGGTGACCTTGCCACTGATTGCCCCCGGGGTGATCTCCGGCGCCCTGTTTGCCTTTGCCACCTCGTTCGACGAAGTGGTGGTGACCCTGTTCCTCGCCGGCCCCGAGCAGGCGACCCTGCCACGGCAGATGTTCAGCGGTATCCGCGAGAACCTCAGCCCGACCATCGCCGCGGCGGCGACCTTGCTGATTGCGTTCTCGGTCCTCTTGTTGCTGACCTTGGAATGGCTACGTGGGCGTAGTGAAAAACTGCGGACTCAGCAACCGGGTTGAATTTATCGCGGGGCAAGCCCGCTCCTACCGAGTCCCAGTGGGAGCGGGCTTGCCCCGCGATCGACTTCCGACGACCGCTTTGATACCGGTCAGCCCATGGCCATTCGCCTGAGGTACAATGCGCGCCACTGTGATTCTGCCCTACAGGTGCGCCATGCAGCCCTACGCAATTGCCCCCTCGATTCTTTCTGCCGACTTCGCTCGCCTGGGCGAGGAGGTCGACAATGTACTGGCCGCTGGTGCCGACATCGTTCACTTCGACGTAATGGACAACCACTACGTACCGAACCTGACCATCGGCCCTATGGTCTGCACCGCACTGCGCAAGTACGGCATCACCGCGCCGATCGACGTGCACCTGATGGTCAGCCCGGTCGACCGCATCATCGGCGACTTCATCGAAGCGGGCGCCAGCTACATTACCTTCCATCCGGAAGCCACCCTGCACATCGATCGTTCACTACAGTTGATTCGTGACGGTGGTTGCAAGGCCGGCCTGGTGTTCAACCCGGCAACCCCGCTCGACACCCTCAAGTACGTGATGGACAAGGTCGACATGATCCTGTTGATGAGCGTCAACCCAGGTTTTGGCGGTCAGAAATTCATTCCCGGCACCCTCGACAAGCTGCGCGAAGCCCGTGCGCTGATTGATGCCAGCGGCCGCGATATCCGTCTGGAAATCGACGGTGGGGTGAATGTGAACAACATTCGTGAGATCGCTGCCGCCGGTGCCGATACCTTCGTCGCCGGTTCGGCGATCTTCAATACCCCGAACTACCAGGAGGTCATTGCCAAGATGCATGCCGAACTGGCCCTGGCGCGCCCATGAGCGGCTTCGAGCAGCTGTTCCCCGGCGCACTGCCCAAACTGGTGATGTTTGATCTGGACGGTACCCTGATCGATTCGGTACCGGACCTGGCAGCGGCGGTGGATAACATGCTGCTCGAAATGGGGCGCAAGCCCGCTGGCCTGGAGGCGGTACGCCACTGGGTCGGTAATGGTGCCCCGGTGCTGGTGCGCCGGGCCCTGGCCGGTGGTCTGGATCATGCCGACGTCGATGAAGACGAGGCAGAAAAAGGCCTGGAGTTGTTCCTGCAGGCCTATGCCGACAACCACCAGCTAACCGTGGTGTACCCCGGCGTGCGCGACACGCTCAAGTGGTTGCACAAACAGGGCGTGGAAATGGCCCTGATCACCAACAAGCCGGAGCGCTTTGTCGCGCCGTTGCTCGACCAGATGAAAATCGGTCGTTATTTTCGCTGGATCATCGGTGGCGACACGCTGCCGCAGAAGAAGCCCGATCCGGCAGCATTGCTGTTCGTCATGAAAATGGCCAACGTCTCGGCTGAAGCCGCCTTGTTCGTTGGCGATTCGCGCAGCGACGTGCTGGCGGCCAAAGCAGCCGGGGTCAAGTGCGTGGGCTTGAGCTATGGCTACAATCACGGACGGCCGATCAGCGAAGAAGAGCCGTGCCTGGTCATCGATGACCTGCGTGCGCTGTTGCCCGGTTGCTTAGATGCGGCCACTGGGATAACGTTGGCTGACGTTCATTCCCCCAAAGATCGAGATTCCATCGTGGCGGTTACCGGCAAACTCTGGATGAAAGTCATCAAGGCCCTGGCCCGTTGGCGTTGGCGCGCCTGACTGTTCGCTGCCGGCCGTTGCCGGCCCGTTTGCCTGTTTGACCCATTTGCTGTTTGCCACGAGGCTATCATGACCCGCGAAGAATTCCTGCGCCTGGCCGCTGCCGGCTACAACCGTATTCCCCTGGCCTGCGAGACGCTGGCCGACTTCGACACGCCGTTGTCGATCTACCTGAAACTGGCCGATCAATCCAACTCCTACCTGCTTGAATCTGTGCAGGGCGGTGAGAAATGGGGGCGTTACTCGATCATTGGTCTGCCGTGCCGCACTGTGCTGCGCGTGCATGACCATCAGGTACGCATCACCCATGACGGCGACGAAATCGAACGTCACGACGTGGAAGATCCGCTGGCTTTCGTCGAGTCCTTCAAAGAGCGCTACAACGTCCCGACCATTGCCGGTCTGCCGCGCTTCAATGGTGGCCTGGTGGGCTACTTCGGTTATGACTGCGTGCGCTATGTCGAGAAGCGTCTGGGCAAATGCCCGAATCCGGATCCGCTGGGCGTGCCGGATATTCTGCTGATGGTGTCCGACGCCGTGGTGGTGTTCGACAATCTGGCGGGCAAGATGCACGCCATCGTGCTGGTCGATCCGGCCCAGGAACAGGCCTACGAAAACGGCCTGGCACGTCTGGAAGGCTTGCTTGAACAGCTGCGCCAGCCAATTACCCCGCGTCGCGGCCTGGAGCTGGGTGGCCCGCAAGCCGCCGAGCCGACCTTCCGTTCCAGCTTCACCCAGAGTGACTACGAGCGTGCGGTCGATACCATCAAGGAATACATCCTGGCCGGCGACTGCATGCAGGTTGTGCCGTCGCAGCGTATGTCGATCGACTTCAAGGCAGCGCCTATCGACCTGTACCGGGCGCTGCGTTGCTTCAACCCGACGCCGTACATGTATTTCTTCAACTTCGGTGACTTCCACGTAGTGGGCAGCTCGCCGGAAGTGCTGGTTCGGGTCGAAGACAATCTGGTCACCGTGCGCCCGATTGCCGGTACCCGCCCACGTGGCGCCACCGAAGAGGCTGATCGTGCGCTGGAAGAGGATCTGCTGTCGGACGACAAGGAAATCGCCGAGCACCTGATGCTTATCGACCTGGGCCGCAACGACGCCGGCCGGGTGTCGGCAACCGGTACGGTCAAGGTTACCGAGAAGATGGTGATCGAACGTTACTCCAACGTCATGCACATCGTTTCCAATGTCACCGGTGAACTGAAAGAAGGCCTCAGCGCGATGGATGCGTTGCGCGCCATTCTGCCCGCCGGGACCTTGTCCGGGGCGCCGAAGATCCGCGCGATGGAAATCATCGATGAGCTTGAGCCGGTCAAGCGCGGTGTCTACGGTGGCGCGGTCGGCTACTTTGCCTGGAACGGCAACATGGACACCGCCATCGCGATCCGCACAGCGGTCATCAAGGATGGTGAGCTGCATGTCCAGGCCGGTGGCGGTATCGTTGCCGACTCGGTGCCGGCGCTGGAGTGG encodes the following:
- a CDS encoding ABC transporter permease, whose amino-acid sequence is MLSPYMSPVERVWFYSLRILCGLILLFLVLPVLVIIPLSFNSGSFLVYPLQGFSLQWYHDFFASAEWMRALKNSIIVAPAATALAMVFGTLASIGLTRGDFPGKPLIMALVISPMVVPVVIIGVASYLFFAPLGMGNSFISLILVHAVLGVPFVIITVSATLQGFNYNLVRAAASLGASPLTAFRRVTLPLIAPGVISGALFAFATSFDEVVVTLFLAGPEQATLPRQMFSGIRENLSPTIAAAATLLIAFSVLLLLTLEWLRGRSEKLRTQQPG
- a CDS encoding ABC transporter permease, whose protein sequence is MAIAVPLNEGAGSTLKQRLARAERVNRWKAQALIAPLALFLLLVFLVPIAALLYKSVGNPEVVTGLPQTVAAVTQWDGKGLPDESVYKALSEDLGQARKNQTLGDTSKRLNMELAGYRSLLAKTARALPFKTEPASYKEALQELDERWGDPAYWQAIRRNTSSVTPFYLLAALDHRIDDLGELAKATPDQAIYLDIFTRTLWMGFVITAICLVLAYPLAYLLANLPTRQSNLLMILVLLPFWTSILVRVAAWIVLLQSGGLINSALMAVGIIDKPLELVFNRTGVYISMVHILLPFMILPIYSVMKGISPTYMRAAISLGCHPFTSFWRVYFPQTYAGVGAGCLLVFILAIGYYITPALLGSPNDQMVSYFVAFYTNTSINWGMATALGGLLLLATVILYLIYSWLVGASRLRLS
- the rpe gene encoding ribulose-phosphate 3-epimerase, encoding MQPYAIAPSILSADFARLGEEVDNVLAAGADIVHFDVMDNHYVPNLTIGPMVCTALRKYGITAPIDVHLMVSPVDRIIGDFIEAGASYITFHPEATLHIDRSLQLIRDGGCKAGLVFNPATPLDTLKYVMDKVDMILLMSVNPGFGGQKFIPGTLDKLREARALIDASGRDIRLEIDGGVNVNNIREIAAAGADTFVAGSAIFNTPNYQEVIAKMHAELALARP
- a CDS encoding phosphoglycolate phosphatase, whose protein sequence is MSGFEQLFPGALPKLVMFDLDGTLIDSVPDLAAAVDNMLLEMGRKPAGLEAVRHWVGNGAPVLVRRALAGGLDHADVDEDEAEKGLELFLQAYADNHQLTVVYPGVRDTLKWLHKQGVEMALITNKPERFVAPLLDQMKIGRYFRWIIGGDTLPQKKPDPAALLFVMKMANVSAEAALFVGDSRSDVLAAKAAGVKCVGLSYGYNHGRPISEEEPCLVIDDLRALLPGCLDAATGITLADVHSPKDRDSIVAVTGKLWMKVIKALARWRWRA
- the trpE gene encoding anthranilate synthase component I yields the protein MTREEFLRLAAAGYNRIPLACETLADFDTPLSIYLKLADQSNSYLLESVQGGEKWGRYSIIGLPCRTVLRVHDHQVRITHDGDEIERHDVEDPLAFVESFKERYNVPTIAGLPRFNGGLVGYFGYDCVRYVEKRLGKCPNPDPLGVPDILLMVSDAVVVFDNLAGKMHAIVLVDPAQEQAYENGLARLEGLLEQLRQPITPRRGLELGGPQAAEPTFRSSFTQSDYERAVDTIKEYILAGDCMQVVPSQRMSIDFKAAPIDLYRALRCFNPTPYMYFFNFGDFHVVGSSPEVLVRVEDNLVTVRPIAGTRPRGATEEADRALEEDLLSDDKEIAEHLMLIDLGRNDAGRVSATGTVKVTEKMVIERYSNVMHIVSNVTGELKEGLSAMDALRAILPAGTLSGAPKIRAMEIIDELEPVKRGVYGGAVGYFAWNGNMDTAIAIRTAVIKDGELHVQAGGGIVADSVPALEWEETINKRRAMFRAVALAEQTPRS